Proteins encoded in a region of the Coregonus clupeaformis isolate EN_2021a chromosome 9, ASM2061545v1, whole genome shotgun sequence genome:
- the amer1 gene encoding APC membrane recruitment protein 1, producing the protein MEPCGGNEPASYTKHLYAGCEQTAIGGQDSQTEVKPPSDTFDAGSPEPPPSGKLKRTALRFFGGRKSICVLPNFFGGRNKNQNKCSSKKVVSKSKTHDGLSKAGWEDSPGSGYVPAGDFEYHSQTPSTCCSESGHSTGDHKSFSLPRQKKGLRGLFNSIRRHRKNRNCDLEKNEMVAMSHVCNKEVPIAQTNIDQNDTECLSSFSESNVPVSANVDDCLTIAPECINVDVIVSGNDMVKQESVDSLVGELMKGEDMVAKNDNPNKHEETLHETTEPASLLNTNIESTVNVQLPTGSSQMSLIFGDVASLKSFDSLTGCGDIIADQDDDSIAESTVSGERSRNAGKRSSCYVTYQGGGEEMATPDEVAGDYLHDLWENDAAEDVCYTDSQEQDFLEHSESPRMTPEEPSSSYNMDISSNSNGDLEVTETTLTSADVMTPQSDHQESVPNSDEGYYDSTTPGQDEDGRDKVDKIRTDRLPRDSYSGDALYELFEPDDILISPPLEKSKLPVPDPLEFLEIPAQCSDVNAMFTPETGLMEEDRLTLIQQDLLCAELQGMCKPSKHQALFTKGRIHQDNSFQESISKVNAKTQASMKEDQVNPEALNKKENIMPHGSHALEQRCFKACNGGNSEKMSDAAFSSLASKTCQSQEMYPEQNKPQSPHLRGNHDISKEKKNDLEDDQTICFSQALVDFTKQSQFYSNSTESKGGSESGSPFAQNMQALPAIVTFDVVDMDNEGEYDQQMDMVMEEEDITSPYEVFEESYLQKDAFAECDLQMFDLYEQSVLSNTWGIASLPRHLSLTRVNQSSPLAPLPSPLALNRRSRSLDTENLELEMTDMYLGSGAALASCPRTERDSKRASSLHRKKNGHISTSENRDNRNMLQSWQPKTEGTVTHPGADGKITEQMHSLYQTQDGRIVSFSQPVSRIPNCKPQQISASKMTDRVSCNSIPENTGPLHRPSHLPLQSESCRHQAPGRPHARYGRSDKASDGGGEALFYTSTVGSHPYNQHSKMRPVGITHGMPHLYSESGSPVSPVDYEQQPDFTSKGRKAVEMMRPVGCSKHTSGANP; encoded by the coding sequence ATGGAGCCCTGCGGAGGAAATGAGCCAGCAAGTTATACAAAGCATTTGTATGCTGGCTGTGAGCAGACGGCCATAGGTGGCCAGGATTCACAGACTGAGGTAAAGCCTCCATCTGACACATTTGATGCTGGATCCCCAGAGCCTCCGCCATCAGGGAAACTTAAGAGGACTGCCTTAAGATTCTTTGGAGGACGTAAAAGCATTTGTGTTTTGCCCAACTTCTTTGGAGGGAGGAACAAAAATCAGAACAAGTGTTCCTCTAAAAAGGTAGTAAGCAAGAGTAAAACTCATGATGGACTTAGCAAGGCAGGCTGGGAGGACAGTCCGGGTAGTGGATATGTTCCAGCAGGAGATTTTGAGTACCACAGCCAGACTCCTAGCACTTGTTGTAGTgaatctggccactctactggTGATcataaatccttctccctcccccgGCAGAAAAAGGGTTTGAGGGGACTTTTTAACAGCATCAGGCGTCATAGAAAGAATAGAAATTGTGATTTAGAAAAAAATGAAATGGTTGCAATGTCTCATGTCTGCAACAAAGAGGTGCCTATTGCCCAGACGAACATTGACCAAAATGACACTGAGTGCCTGAGCAGTTTTTCTGAATCCAATGTGCCTGTTTCTGCAAATGTCGACGATTGTTTGACTATTGCTCCTGAATGTATTAATGTTGATGTCATAGTGTCTGGGAACGACATGGTGAAACAAGAGAGTGTGGATTCTCTGGTAGGGGAACTGATGAAAGGCGAGGACATGGTAGCAAAGAATGATAACCCAAATAAACACGAAGAGACACTCCATGAAACTACTGAACCTGCTTCTCTCCTGAACACAAACATAGAGTCTACAGTGAACGTCCAGCTGCCAACTGGCTCATCTCAGATGAGCTTGATTTTTGGTGATGTTGCGTCTCTGAAGAGTTTTGACTCACTCACTGGCTGTGGTGACATAATAGCTGATCAAGATGACGACAGTATTGCAGAGAGCACAGTCTCTGGTGAAAGGAGTCGAAATGCAGGCAAACGGAGTTCCTGTTATGTTACCTACCAGGGTGGAGGAGAAGAAATGGCCACCCCTGATGAGGTGGCCGGAGACTATCTCCACGACCTCTGGGAAAATGATGCTGCAGAGGACGTTTGCTATACAGACAGCCAGGAACAAGATTTTTTAGAGCACAGTGAAAGTCCTAGGATGACACCTGAAGAGCCATCTAGCTCCTATAATATGGACATCAGCAGCAACAGCAATGGTGATCTTGAAGTTACAGAGACCACCCTTACATCTGCGGATGTCATGACCCCTCAGAGCGACCATCAAGAGTCAGTTCCTAACAGCGATGAGGGTTACTATGACTCTACCACCCCAGGACAAGATGAAGACGGACGTGACAAAGTTGACAAGATCAGGACGGATAGACTACCAAGGGACAGTTACAGTGGCGATGCTCTGTATGAGCTTTTTGAGCCTGATGACATTCTTATCAGTCCACCTCTTGAAAAATCTAAGCTGCCCGTTCCTGATCCACTTGAGTTTTTAGAAATACCAGCTCAGTGTAGTGATGTAAATGCTATGTTCACTCCTGAAACAGGTCTAATGGAAGAGGACAGGCTAACTTTGATCCAGCAGGACCTTCTCTGTGCGGAGCTGCAAGGCATGTGTAAACCTTCCAAACATCAGGCTCTGTTCACCAAAGGGAGGATCCACCAAGATAATAGCTTTCAGGAAAGCATTTCTAAAGTGAACGCAAAAACTCAAGCCTCTATGAAAGAGGACCAGGTCAACCCAGAGGCTTTgaataaaaaagaaaacatcATGCCACATGGATCGCATGCCTTAGAGCAGAGATGTTTCAAAGCCTGTAATGGTGGGAATAGTGAGAAAATGTCAGATGCAGCTTTTAGCTCCCTTGCCTCAAAAACATGTCAATCACAAGAAATGTACCCTGAGCAAAACAAGCCACAGTCACCCCACTTAAGAGGAAATCATGATATTTCTAAAGAAAAAAAGAATGACTTGGAGGATGACCAGACAATTTGCTTCTCCCAAGCCCTAGTGGACTTTACAAAACAGTCACAATTTTATAGTAATTCAACTGAAAGTAAGGGAGGCTCTGAGTCAGGCTCTCCCTTTGCCCAAAACATGCAAGCCCTCCCTGCCATTGTCACATTTGATGTCGTGGACATGGATAACGAGGGGGAATATGACCAGCAGATGGATATGGTAATGGAGGAGGAAGACATCACGTCGCCTTACGAAGTGTTTGAAGAAAGCTACCTGCAAAAGGATGCGTTTGCTGAATGTGACTTACAAATGTTTGACCTCTATGAACAGAGTGTCCTCAGTAATACTTGGGGAATCGCCAGCCTGCCACGTCACCTTAGCCTTACACGAGTCAATCAGTCGAGTCCACTGGCTCCTCTGCCAAGTCCTCTGGCCTTAAATAGGAGGAGTAGATCCCTGGACACAGAGAACTTGGAGTTAGAGATGACTGACATGTATTTAGGGAGTGGGGCAGCACTAGCGTCTTGCCCTAGAACTGAAAGAGACTCAAAGAGGGCGTCCTCACTTCACCGCAAAAAGAACGGACACATTTCCACTTCAGAGAACCGGGACAATAGAAACATGTTGCAGTCATGGCAACCAAAGACTGAGGGGACTGTAACCCACCCAGGAGCAGATGGGAAAATAACAGAGCAGATGCACAGTCTCTATCAAACCCAAGACGGACGCATTGTATCATTCAGTCAGCCTGTCAGTCGAATCCCAAACTGTAAACCTCAACAGATCTCAGCTAGCAAAATGACTGACAGAGTATCCTGTAATTCTATACCTGAGAATACAGGACCGTTGCATAGGCCATCTCATCTTCCTTTGCAGTCAGAATCCTGTCGGCATCAGGCCCCTGGTCGCCCTCATGCCCGCTATGGGAGATCAGATAAGGCATCAGATGGTGGGGGTGAGGCCCTTTTTTACACATCGACCGTTGGCTCTCATCCTTACAATCAACACAGTAAGATGAGGCCAGTGGGGATCACCCATGGAATGCCTCATCTTTACTCTGAGTCTGGGAGTCCTGTAAGCCCAGTGGACTATGAGCAGCAGCCAGACTTCACCAGCAAAGGAAGAAAAGCAGTGGAAATGATGCGCCCTGTTGGATGTAGCAAACACACATCTGGAGCAAATCCCTAA